A genomic window from Candidatus Protochlamydia phocaeensis includes:
- a CDS encoding cysteine desulfurase family protein has protein sequence MSQSLIYLDNSTTSRLSEQALSQMMPYLTDRWGQPSAPHQKGQELYPALAESYRTLYHVIGAQEADQLILTSSGAEAINHVIFSTYRDITVPTGKNHFLTATIDEAPMIMAMGRLEPLGCVSRMIEVDQTGLVTAKALAEALSPRTALVSLSWANGLTGTVQPLAEIADLCRQRGVRLHVDATHVIGKLFYELEDIRADFMTFNGEQFHGPKGTGALYIKQGIKCSPFISGGAEQAGLRAGGVNMPGLVGLAWAAKEALEARDLLCTEVARLRNKLEMGIARVYPAAKVCFKEQERLPHCTTLLFPGIANEALLFALNRKGVCASIGGGNFQQLGLILAACGIEENEAHSAVSFSLSRYTTEDEIDRAIEIIGECTLALAKISNKIMHPDR, from the coding sequence ATGTCTCAATCTCTCATTTATTTAGATAACAGCACAACCAGCCGCCTTTCTGAACAAGCTCTTAGCCAAATGATGCCTTATTTAACAGATCGCTGGGGGCAGCCATCGGCTCCGCATCAGAAAGGGCAGGAGCTTTATCCCGCTCTAGCGGAAAGCTATCGAACGCTTTATCATGTGATTGGCGCTCAAGAGGCTGATCAATTGATCCTGACTTCTTCCGGAGCAGAGGCCATTAATCACGTCATTTTTTCCACTTATCGCGATATCACGGTCCCTACCGGGAAAAATCATTTTTTAACAGCTACAATTGATGAAGCCCCCATGATTATGGCCATGGGACGTTTGGAGCCTTTGGGCTGTGTGAGTCGCATGATTGAAGTCGATCAGACGGGTTTAGTGACAGCAAAGGCGTTGGCTGAAGCTTTATCGCCGCGTACGGCGCTTGTGTCCCTATCCTGGGCCAATGGATTGACCGGAACCGTTCAGCCTCTGGCAGAAATTGCCGATCTTTGCCGGCAGCGAGGCGTTCGCCTGCATGTGGATGCAACGCATGTCATCGGCAAGCTTTTTTACGAGTTGGAAGATATTCGAGCAGACTTTATGACTTTTAATGGCGAGCAATTCCATGGCCCTAAAGGGACAGGAGCGCTTTATATTAAGCAAGGAATAAAGTGTTCTCCTTTTATTTCCGGAGGAGCTGAGCAGGCAGGGCTGCGAGCTGGGGGGGTGAATATGCCGGGCCTTGTTGGACTTGCTTGGGCTGCAAAAGAAGCTTTGGAGGCGCGGGACTTATTATGCACGGAAGTGGCTCGTCTGAGGAATAAGCTTGAGATGGGCATTGCGCGCGTCTATCCTGCGGCTAAAGTATGCTTTAAAGAGCAAGAGCGTCTTCCTCATTGCACGACACTTTTGTTTCCTGGAATTGCCAATGAAGCGCTATTATTTGCTTTGAACCGCAAAGGTGTGTGCGCAAGTATCGGTGGAGGCAATTTCCAACAGTTAGGGCTGATTTTAGCTGCCTGCGGAATAGAAGAAAATGAAGCCCATAGTGCAGTCTCCTTTAGCTTATCGCGCTATACAACAGAAGATGAGATCGACCGTGCAATAGAAATTATTGGAGAATGCACTCTGGCCTTAGCTAAGATCTCAAATAAAATTATGCATCCGGATAGATAG
- a CDS encoding 2,3-bisphosphoglycerate-dependent phosphoglycerate mutase, translated as MPKLILMRHGQSQWNLYNLFTGWVDIPLSLTGVDEALKGGRQIKDEPIDIIFTSSLIRAQMTAMLAMTVHHSGKVPVVLHTGEGKLEEWAQIYSPETQAQTIPVIRAWELNERMYGELQGVNKAEMAKKYGAEQVHIWRRSFNVPPPSGESLEMTAARSIPYFEKAILPHLQGGKNVFIAAHGNSLRSIIMKLDGLSAEEVISLELATGHPIIYEFNHGQFIKQQ; from the coding sequence ATGCCTAAACTTATTTTAATGCGGCATGGTCAATCGCAATGGAATTTATATAATTTATTTACCGGCTGGGTAGATATTCCTCTCTCCTTGACAGGGGTTGATGAAGCGCTAAAAGGGGGCAGGCAGATCAAGGATGAGCCGATCGATATTATTTTCACCTCCTCTTTAATCCGCGCACAAATGACAGCTATGCTTGCCATGACTGTTCATCATTCGGGTAAAGTACCTGTCGTTTTACATACAGGCGAAGGAAAGTTGGAAGAATGGGCGCAAATTTACAGTCCAGAGACGCAAGCGCAGACGATTCCTGTGATTCGCGCTTGGGAGCTCAATGAGCGCATGTATGGAGAGCTGCAGGGAGTCAATAAAGCAGAGATGGCTAAGAAATATGGAGCTGAACAAGTGCACATTTGGCGCCGCAGCTTTAATGTTCCTCCTCCAAGTGGAGAAAGTTTAGAAATGACCGCAGCCCGCTCTATTCCTTACTTTGAAAAAGCGATCCTGCCTCATCTGCAAGGCGGAAAAAATGTTTTCATTGCCGCCCATGGCAACTCTTTACGCTCCATCATTATGAAATTAGATGGGTTATCGGCTGAAGAGGTCATCAGCTTGGAATTGGCCACCGGACACCCCATTATTTATGAATTTAATCACGGGCAATTCATCAAACAACAGTAG